The sequence below is a genomic window from Desulfobacterales bacterium.
CACCCGCTGAGCAGAAAGTGGGAAAAAAGCCGAAGCGGTATGAACGGATATTTTCTAATTCAATTACAAGACCCCTTTTGAAGACCGGACATCTTTCAAGCGGTCATCAATCGCGGTCGCCTGATCCAGTGCCCGGGCGGTCGATTTGAACATGGATTCAATGATATGGTGTTCATTCTCACCATAAACAACATTAATATGTAAGTTCATACCGCTTCGCGTGGCAAAAGCCCTGAAAAATTCTCTGGCAAGGGTAATGCCAAAAACCGCACCCGTCCCCTTGGTGTCCAAAACATGACAAACCAGATACGGTCTTTTAGACAAATCGATACTCACGTTGGTGAGCGCGTCATCCATCGGTGTCGATGCATGCCCGTAGCGTTTGATTCCTTTGCGATCCCCTAATGCCTTATCAAGCGCCTCACCTAAAACCAGGCCCACGTCTTCAACCGTATGATGAGAATCAACTTCCAAATCACCCCTGGCTTTTACTGTAAGATCAAAAAAACCATGAACCGCAAAGAGTGTGAGCATGTGGTCAAAAAAGGGAATTCCGGTGGATATTTTATGGGTTCCCGACCCATTTATTTTCAGTTCAAGGGAAATTTCAGTTTCTTTTGTCTTTCGTTCGACTGCGGCAGAACGTTTCATTTTTATTATAACCTATTGTTTTGATTTTATATAATATCAATGGGCCTAAGTACCGATAATACCAGCAAAAGGGGTTTAAATAAATGGTGGAGATGAGGGGGATCGAACCCCTGACCTCGGCGTTGCGAACGCCGCGCTCTCCCAACTGAGCTACATCCCCACGATATAAATTAATTTGTTTATCAAAATAATAGACTTCGGTCAATTCTAAATTCTAAATTTTCATAAAATTTCACGAAACTCCAAAACAGGTGGAATAAAAACATCCTTTCTTTGTCAAAAAACCGCAGATGCCTATTTCTTTAACAGCCGGCCCATGTTATTAAACCGGTCAGAAAAATTGAAAAAAACATCTTAAAAACTGTTCATTTTATACTATTTTGTGGTATGCTGACGGCCATTCATTAATATCAGAAAATATGTATTCATAGGTTATTGGAGGCCGTGAATGAAAAAAAACATCGAGCTTAAAGACGCTTTTAAACAATACACAATCGATCAGGACAAAATCCTGCCGCCCGAAGAAACGGTCAAACGGTTTAAGGAAAAGCTTAAATTATGCAATCTTGATATCTTGGAGCAGACCATCCGGATCGACAACGGTCGTCTGGACATCCCGATTTTTTTTAGTATTTGCGGTAAGGATGCCCTATCGATAACCGGAACAAAGAAGCAGATGGGAAAGGGTGCTACCCCGCAGCAATCGGAAGCCAGTGCGGTAATGGAACTGGCAGAAAGATTCAGTTTCTTCAGCTTCTGTAAAAATCCGAAAAATTTTATTATTGATACTTACCTTAATGTTGCAGAAAGCGCTATCCCTTTCGAAATGGTCGCGCAGTCAGTGCATGATGACTCCGATGAACGAATGGTTACCAGATCCATTTTTGAAAATCTGCCGTTGAAATGGACAAGAGGATTCAATCTGACCCGTGGAAAAGAAGTTTTAATCCCGTTTGACTGGTTTTTTATGATAAATGAGTTTAATGGGCCTTGTGCCGGCAATTGTGTCGAAGAAGCAATCAGCCAGGGTGTTTGTGAAATCGTTGAACGGCACGTATCCTCGATAATCAGCCAAAATCGTTTGCAGGTTCCGATCATCGATCCGAAATCTGCAACTGACCCCCTGATCCGCAATATGTTAGAAAAATATGACCGCAACGGGATAACCCTCCATCTTTCAGATTTTTCGCTGGATATGGGAATCCCCACCGTGGGGGCCCTCGCCTATGATCTCTCGACATATCCTCAAAAAAGTGAAATTGTATGGACCGCTGGCACAACGCCGAGCCCTCAAAAGGCTTTAAGCCGTGCCTTGACTGAAGTGGCCCAGTTAGCCGGTGATTTTAACAGCAGCTCAAATTACGTGGCCAGCGGACTTCCTAAGTTCAAAACCCTCACAGACGCCGAATACATCACCCATGAAAAAAAAATAATAAATATCAACGACCTGCCGGACCTTTCCAACAATAACATCAAAGTTGAAATCCAAAACTGTATCGCCGCCCTTAAAACAAAAGGCATGGATGTAATCGTCGTTGATACCATGCATTCTTTGCTTGAAATTCCGGCCTTTTACACCATTATCCCCGGAGCCCATTTCAGGGAGCGGGCATTGGGAACCAGCGTGGGACTCTTCTCCGCCAAGCTTTTGGCCGAAAGCAGGCCGCCCCAGGAAGCCTTGCATGAGCTTTTAAAAATCGAACGGTTGCTTCCCCGAAAATATTATATCAAGTTTTATATCGGGTCATGTTACCGTTCCCTGGGAAAGTTGGATGCTGCCATAACATATTATCGTCAGGCGCTCGACCTTGACCCCATACCGCAGGATCTTGTCAGTATCTATTCCTATTTGGGGCTCTGTTTAAAAGATATGGGTGAATACCGCAAGGCATTGACGGTGCTCAAAGAGGGAGAAAAAATCGACAAAGAACGAACTGATATTTATAACCTGGTGGGTTTCTGCCACTTTAAGTTGAAAGAATATGAGCTCGCAATCGATAGTTTTAAAAAAGTGGTACAGCTTAACCCTGCCTCAGCTATCGATTACGCCAATATTGCTTCAAATTATCGTGATATGGGAGATCCGGAAAAAGCCATCCGCTATTATGAACTCGCGTTAGCCCTTGATCCTTCGATTGAATTTGCGAGAGAAAACCTCGTTAAAATACAGCGTCAATCTTGAAACGAAAAAAACACAAATTTGTAAAATGTACGATTTTATGGTATAGAAATAACCGACTGTTGCGAAAGACGGGTCAATTTATATAAGGGGAAAAATGATTTATGTCTGAAAAACATCCTGAATGTCCGTTATACAATCCCTTAAACTGCAAGGAATATTACAATCCCAAGCTATGTGCATTTTCAAGAAAAGATAAAGCCTGCTTAAAAAAAAAGAAACCAAAGCCCAAATCCAAAAAATAGTTTCGTTAAAATCCCCCAGTGCCCCCCTCTCTATCAAGCCGGACTAATCCTTTTATTTTCACTTTAATTTAAATAAATTGTTTTATTATTATTCAGGCATGACCCGCGGTTTGGGAAAGTGAATTTGGATCAATCCCCATCTTTCGGACTGCGACCTCCCAGCGGTTTTCAATAGGTATGTCAAATATGATTTCATCCGAAACCGCCCCCGTCAACCAGGCATTTGCTTTTATCTCATACTCCAACTGCCCGGGCCCCCAGCCGGCACATCCCAAAGAAATCAAAAAAGATTTGGGTCCTGCACCTGCTGCCAGTGCGTTCAGAATGTCGATGGTATTGCTTATGGCCAAAAAAGGGGAAACCACAAGGCACCCTTGCCAGTTAAACGGC
It includes:
- a CDS encoding YcaO-like family protein gives rise to the protein MKKNIELKDAFKQYTIDQDKILPPEETVKRFKEKLKLCNLDILEQTIRIDNGRLDIPIFFSICGKDALSITGTKKQMGKGATPQQSEASAVMELAERFSFFSFCKNPKNFIIDTYLNVAESAIPFEMVAQSVHDDSDERMVTRSIFENLPLKWTRGFNLTRGKEVLIPFDWFFMINEFNGPCAGNCVEEAISQGVCEIVERHVSSIISQNRLQVPIIDPKSATDPLIRNMLEKYDRNGITLHLSDFSLDMGIPTVGALAYDLSTYPQKSEIVWTAGTTPSPQKALSRALTEVAQLAGDFNSSSNYVASGLPKFKTLTDAEYITHEKKIININDLPDLSNNNIKVEIQNCIAALKTKGMDVIVVDTMHSLLEIPAFYTIIPGAHFRERALGTSVGLFSAKLLAESRPPQEALHELLKIERLLPRKYYIKFYIGSCYRSLGKLDAAITYYRQALDLDPIPQDLVSIYSYLGLCLKDMGEYRKALTVLKEGEKIDKERTDIYNLVGFCHFKLKEYELAIDSFKKVVQLNPASAIDYANIASNYRDMGDPEKAIRYYELALALDPSIEFARENLVKIQRQS
- the hisB gene encoding imidazoleglycerol-phosphate dehydratase HisB, coding for MKRSAAVERKTKETEISLELKINGSGTHKISTGIPFFDHMLTLFAVHGFFDLTVKARGDLEVDSHHTVEDVGLVLGEALDKALGDRKGIKRYGHASTPMDDALTNVSIDLSKRPYLVCHVLDTKGTGAVFGITLAREFFRAFATRSGMNLHINVVYGENEHHIIESMFKSTARALDQATAIDDRLKDVRSSKGVL
- a CDS encoding YqgE/AlgH family protein encodes the protein MKLNCPESLKGQLLIAMPGMNDPNFLLTVTFICEHTQAGAVGIVVNRVHPSLTGKEIFGELNIGCSPEVSSRQIHIGGPVHVGEIFVLHGPPFNWQGCLVVSPFLAISNTIDILNALAAGAGPKSFLISLGCAGWGPGQLEYEIKANAWLTGAVSDEIIFDIPIENRWEVAVRKMGIDPNSLSQTAGHA